The Vigna unguiculata cultivar IT97K-499-35 chromosome 6, ASM411807v1, whole genome shotgun sequence genome contains a region encoding:
- the LOC114188081 gene encoding zinc finger BED domain-containing protein RICESLEEPER 2-like, whose translation MDMSDAVIVKSSRLKSVVWNDFDRIKKGDTCVAVCRHCKKKLSGSSTSGTSHLRNHLIRCQRRSSHGIAQYISTREKRKEGTLAIANFNIDQDTNKDDNTLSLVNIKFEQTQLKDDSVNPGTSNFDQRRSRFDLARMIILHGYPLAMVEHVGFRAFVKNLQPLFELVSLNRVEADCIEIYEREKKKVNEMLDKLPGKISLSADVWNAVGDAEYLCLTSNYIDESWQLRRRILNFIRIDPSHTEDMVSEAIMSCLMYWDIDRKLFSMILDSCSTCDNIAVRIGDRLLQNRFLYCNGQLFDIRCAANVINAMVQHALGAVSEIVIKIRQTIGYIKSSQIILAKFNEMAKEVGILSQKGLCLDNASQWNSTYSMLEVALEFKDVLILLQENDTAYKVCLSDVEWERITAVTGYLKLFVEVINVFTKNKYPTANIYFPELCDVKLHLIEWCKNSDEYISSLASRLRSKFDEYWEKCSLGLAVAAMLDPRFKMKLVDYYYPQIYGSMSGSRIEEVFDGVKALYNEHSIGSPLASHDQGLAWQVGNGPLLLQGSAKDSRDRLMGFDKFLHETSQGEGTKSDLDKYLEEPLFPRNVDFNILNWWRVHTPRYPVLSMMARNVLGIPMAKVAPELAFNHSGRVLDRDWSSLNPATVQALVCSQDWIRSELEN comes from the coding sequence ATGGACATGTCTGATGCTGTTATTGTCAAATCTAGTAGGTTAAAATCGGTGGTGTGGAATGATTTTGATAGGATTAAAAAAGGCGACACCTGTGTGGCTGTTTGTAGGCATTGCAAAAAGAAACTTAGTGGTTCAAGTACCAGCGGAACATCACATCTAAGGAACCATTTAATTCGGTGTCAGAGAAGGTCTAGCCATGGCATAGCACAATACATTTCTacaagagaaaagagaaaggaagGAACTCTAGCAATTGCGAATTTCAATATAGACCAAGATACAAACAAAGATGATAATACCCTTAGTCTtgtcaatattaaatttgaGCAGACACAGTTGAAAGATGACTCTGTCAACCCCGGGACTAGTAACTTTGATCAAAGACGGAGTCGATTTGACCTGGCTCGTATGATTATTCTACATGGATACCCATTGGCTATGGTTGAGCATGTTGGTTTCAGAGCTTTTGTAAAAAATCTGCAGCcattgtttgagcttgtgtcgTTGAATAGGGTTGAGGCTGATTGTATTGAGATTTatgagagagagaagaaaaaagttaaTGAGATGTTAGATAAGTTGCCTGGGAAAATCAGTCTTAGTGCTGATGTGTGGAATGCTGTGGGTGATGCAGAGTATTTGTGTTTGACATCAAATTACATTGATGAATCCTGGCAGTTAAGAAGgagaatattaaattttattaggaTTGATCCTTCTCATACTGAAGACATGGTTTCAGAAGCTATCATGAGTTGCCTAATGTATTGGGACATAGACCGTAAACTATTTTCCATGATACTGGATAGTTGCTCTACCTGTGATAACATTGCCGTTAGAATTGGTGATAGACTTCTGCAAAACAGGTTTCTTTATTGTAATGGGCAATTATTTGATATACGATGTGCTGCAAATGTTATTAATGCCATGGTTCAGCATGCTCTGGGAGCTGTAAGTGAAATAGTCATTAAGATTCGCCAAACTATTGGTTACATTAAAAGTTCACAAATTATACTGGCAAAGTTCAATGAGATGGCTAAAGAAGTTGGGATCCTGAGTCAAAAGGGTTTATGTCTAGATAATGCATCACAATGGAATTCCACATACTCAATGCTTGAAGTTGCCTTAGAATTCAAGGATGTTTTAATTCTCTTGCAAGAAAATGACACTGCCTACAAAGTCTGTTTATCTGATGTAGAGTGGGAGAGAATCACAGCAGTTACCGGCTACTTGAAGCTTTTTGTGGAGGTTATAAATGTTTTCACTAAGAATAAGTATCCAACTGCAAACATATATTTCCCTGAGCTCTGTGATGTTAAGCTGCATTTGATTGAATGGTGCAAGAATTCAGATGAGTATATCAGTTCTTTGGCATCAAGATTGAGAAGCAAGTTTGATGAGTACTGGGAAAAATGTAGTTTAGGGTTGGCAGTTGCTGCGATGTTAGACCCTCGATTCAAGATGAAGTTGGTAGATTATTATTATCCACAAATTTATGGCAGCATGTCTGGAAGTCGAATTGAAGAGGTCTTTGATGGTGTGAAAGCTCTATACAATGAACATTCGATAGGCTCCCCATTAGCATCTCATGATCAAGGTCTGGCCTGGCAAGTTGGCAATGGCCCACTTCTCTTACAAGGTTCTGCAAAGGATTCAAGGGATCGATTGATGGGGTTTGATAAATTTCTCCATGAAACTTCACAGGGTGAAGGTACAAAATCAGATCTAGACAAGTACTTGGAAGAACCCCTTTTTCCACGCAATGTTGATTTCAACATACTGAATTGGTGGAGAGTTCACACCCCCAGATATCCTGTCTTATCCATGATGGCACGCAATGTTTTAGGAATTCCAATGGCAAAGGTTGCTCCTGAGCTGGCATTTAATCATAGTGGAAGGGTCCTTGATCGTGATTGGAGCTCACTTAATCCTGCTACTGTTCAAGCTTTGGTGTGTTCACAAGATTGGATAAGGAGTGAACTGGAAAATTAG